The region CACCCTGCAGATCGGCATCGGCACCCTGGCCGATGCGCTCTGCCATGCGCTGGCGTTGCGGCATACCGACAATGCAGCGTACTTGCGGGTGGTGAAGGCGTTGGGGATCGGGGTGGACGAGGCGGTTGCGCCGCTCGGGACCACAGCTCCGTTGCAGGGTGACCTCGCCGGAGACCGTAACGCGATGCCGCCGGTTGCGCCGCTTGGTCAAACCGCTTCCAGTGCCAATGACCTGAGCTCGGGGCGTAACGCGAAGGCGCCAGTTGCGCCGCTTGGACCATTTAGCGTCGGGCTTTTTGGATGTTCCGAGATGATCAACGAAGGGTTTCGGCGTCTCGTCGAAGTCGGCGTGATCAAGCGCAAGGTCGTCGACGATCTCGACCTCATGCGCCGGCTCGACGACGGCAGCGCGAGCGCCGAGGATCGCGCGCGGCTCGAGAACGAAGGCGAATTCTTGCAGGGCGGCTTCTATCTGGGCTCGCCGGACTTCTATCAGTGGCTGCGCACCTTGTCGGACGAACAACGGTGCGGCATCGGCATGCGCCGGATCAGCGAAGTCAACGAACTCTACGGCGGCAACGAGACGCTCGAACGCCTGCAACGCCGCGACGCGCGCTTCTTCAACAGCTGCATGATGGCCACCGCGCTCGGCGCGGCAGTGTCCGACACGCTCGACGACGGCCGTGTGGTCTCCGGCGTGGGCGGCCAATACAACTTCGTCGCCATGGCGCATGCGCTGCCGAACGCGCGCTCGGTGCTGATGCTGCGTTCGACCCGCGAAAGCGCCGGCACGACGCGCTCCAACGTGGTCTGGAACTACGCCCAGGCCACCATCCCGCGCCATCTGCGCGACGTCTACATCACCGAGTACGGCATCGCCCACCTGCGCGGCAAGACCGACGAGGACTGCATCGAGGCGATGTGCGCGATCGCCGACATCCGCTTCGCCGACGCCCTGCGCGAAGCCGCGCGCGCCTCTGGCAAGCTGGCGCCAAGCGCGGCGGAGCCGGCGTCGAACGCGCGCGGCGGCGCCAACACCCCGGATCGTTTGCGCCAATCGCTCGCCCCGTTCCGCGCCGACGGCACCCTGCCCGACTATCCGCTCGGCAGCGATTTCACCGAAGTCGAGCAACGCCTGGTCAAGGCGCTCGGCCTGCTCAAGGCCGGCACCACCACGCGCGCGGGCACCGTGCGAACCGTACTGCGGGCCTTGTTCTCCAACAGCGGCCGCGACCAAGAGGCCTTGCAGCGCATGGACCTGGAAAAGCCGGCGAGCCTAGGCGACAAACTGCAGGCGCGCCTGCTGTCGTGGGCATTGGCGCAAGGCCAGGACAGCTGAGCTCTATTCGTTGGCGCAGTGCCCAACGCCAACCCATCGAGGCGCTGCGAACCGTAAGTCCATCCAGGTTCGCCGCCGTTGCCGTTGCCGTTGCCGTTGCCGTAAAGATTTTGCGGTTGCTGTGACTGTGCGTCGCTTGGCACTAGCGACGGCTAAAGAAGACCCGGAGGGCGGCGCGCAGGGATGCGCGCCGTTTTTCATCGGGACAGGGATGTCCCGTATGAAAAATCCCTGCGAATGCATCGAACGTGCGAGCCTGTGATTCAAAAGAAAGCATTTTTCTTTGGTTACCTTTCTTTTGTTGCTTATGACAAAAGAAAGTAACCTGCCGCTTTAGTGGCGGAAGCTTTTAGCGGTTGATCTTGATCTTGATCTTGCTTAACTGATCCGCCGCGAGACTGAAACGACGCGGTCGCGGCTTGTGACCGAAGGAAATCCAGTAGGACGCCGCTCCTACTCTGACAGGCTGCGGCCGGCATCGGCGCGAGGCGGCCGGCATCGGCGCGAGATTGATTCGACGCGGTCGCGGCTTACGCCGCTCCTACAGGAGAAGGATTCGCGACGTTCCAATCCTCAAGCAAGAGCAGACCTTCCGTCAGTAGGCGCCCTGCGTCTCGCCCGCAGGCGCCCGCTTGCGCGCCGACAGGCAAGCGAACAGACGATGGCCGAGGCGAATGCCCGGCTTCTCGACGAAACGATAGGTCAACCAAGCCGCGGGAATCGCCAGCGCCAGACTGATCGCCGCACACCCGGCATACGCCGCACCCGGCGGCAGATGCTCGTACAACCGTGCGAACACGCCGTACAGCCGCGACACCACGAACGGATGCACGAGATACAGCGAGTAGCTGATCGTGCCCAGGAAGCAGGTTGCGCGATTCACCAGCAAGCGATTATTGGCCAGCAACAGACCCAGCAACATCGCACCGTAGAACAGGGCGCACTGGTACCAATCGTTCAGCCCAGGCACGGGCGGCAGCAGACGATAGAACAGCAAGGCGTTGCCGACGACACCCATCAGCAACAAGGCGATGCCGAGTGGCCGAAGAATGCGCTGCGGCCTGTCGCGCAGAGACAGCCAGAGCTGAAACAGGACACAACCCCAGGCGAATACCGGCCAATGCGTCAAGGCTCCATAAACACCGCCCAGGTGCGCGAACGGCGCCGGCAGCCCGGCCGCCCATAGCGACAGCGCGAACGCCAGTGCGAGCAACAGCACCTGTCCGAGCAGCCCGCGCACCCAGATGGCGAACAGCGGGAACAGCAGGTAGAACAGCACCTCGACGCCGATGGTCCAACTGCCCATGACGATGCCGGGCTGCCAATCCGGCGACAGGCCGAACAGCATCGATACGTTCCAGACCGTCTCGGCAACGCCGTAGCGGGCCGGCTCGCGCAGTTGGTCCTTGAGCAACATCACCGCCAGCAACACCAGCAGCAACGGCGCGATGCGGAACCACCGGCTCAGATAAAAACTGCGCAAGGCGGCGCCCGATGCGGCATGGCGCGGCCAGGTCAGGCACAACGAAAACGCACTCATGACGAAGAACAGGGCGACACCGGTGCCGCCCATGCCGACGAAAGGCAGGAGCGCCGCTGGCACGGCGAGATCGGGATCGGCCATCGCCATGACGTGATAGATCACGACATACAAGGCGGCCAGGCCGCGCAGCGCATCCAACTGGGGCAGCCGGAACTGCAGCGGCTCGGTATTGAGGTCTTGTGCCATGCCACGGCCTCGGCAGCTAAGGAAGGACACGGTCGTCGGCGCGATCCGCAGAGGGGCGTCATCCGGCTCGGTTCCGCATTGGCCCCGAGCCTCGTCATGCCGCTAGCCGGAGTGTCGTCGCACCTCGCCTTGCAGGCCCACGCCGCCAGCGGCGGCGCGGCCTGCATAACCGATCACGCCAGGTTCTTGACCGCCGACACCACGCGCTCGACGGTGAAGCCGAAGTGCGGGAACAGGGCCTCGGCCGGAGCCGACGCGCCGAAACCGTCGATGCCGATCACGTCGCCGTCCAGGCCGACGTACTTGCGCCAGAAGCCGGTGACGCCGGCCTCGATCGCGACGCGCTTGCGCACCGCATTGGGCAGCACCGATTCGCGGTATTCGAACGGCTGGCGGTCGAACACGTCGCTCGACGGCATCGACACCACGCGCACCTTGAGGCCTTCGGCGCTGAGCGCGTCGGCGGCCTGAGTGGCCAGGCCGACTTCGGAACCGGTCGCGATCAGGATCGCGTCGGGCGTGCCCTCGCTGTCGCGCAGCACGTAGCCGCCGAGCGCGATCTGCTTGACCTGCTCGTCGTTGCGCGGCTGATGCATCAGATTCTGACGCGAGAAGATCAGGCAGCTCGGGCCGTCCTTGCGCTCGATCGCCGCGCGCCACGACACCGCCGACTCGACCGCGTCGCAGGGACGCCAGACGTCGTTGTCCGGGATGTAGCGCAGCGAAGCCAGGTGCTCGACCGGCTGGTGGGTCGGGCCGTCTTCGCCGAGACCGATCGAATCGTGGGTGTAGACGTGGATCGCGTGCGCGCCCATCAGCGCGCTCATGCGCACGGCATTGCGGGCGTAGTCGCTGAACACCAGGAAGGTGGCGTCGTAGGGAATGAAACCGCCGTGCAACTGCAGGCCGTTACTGATCGCGGTCATCGCGAATTCGCGCACGCCGTAATAGATGTAGTTGGCGTTCGGGTCGTCGGTCGCGACCGACTTGCTGCCCTTCCACAGGGTCAGATTGGAATGGGCCAGGTCGGCGGAACCGCCGATCAGTTCCGGCAGCAGCGGCGCGAAGGTTTCGATCGCCATCTGCGAGGCCTTGCGCGAGGCGATGGTCGGGCCGTCGGCCTGCAGCTTGGCGATGTAGGCGTTGGCCTGGGCGAGGAAGTCGTCGGGCAGCTCGCCGTGCGAACGGCGGGTCAGCTCGGCGGCTTCGTCCGGGTAACGCGCGGCATAGGCGTCGAACAGACGGTTCCACTGGTCCTCGCGGACCAGGCCGGTGCTGCGCGAACGCCAGCCGTCGTAGATGCTTTCGGGAATTTCGAAGTCGCCGTACGGCCATTCCAGCGCGGCGCGGGTCGCGGCGATTTCGTCCTTGCCCAGCGGCGCGCCGTGCGAGGATTCCTTGCCGGCCTTGGCCGGCGAGCCGAAGCCGATGGTGGTGCGGCAGCAGATCAAGGTCGGCTTGTCGTCGTGCTTGAGCGCGGTGTCGATGGCGGTCTTGATCTCGACCGCATCGTGACCGTTGACGTTGCGGATCACCCGCCAGCCGTAGGCCTCGAAGCGCGCCGGCGTGTCGTCGGTGAACCAGCCGTCGGTGTTGCCGTCGATGGAGATCTTGTTGTCGTCCCAGAATGCGACCAGTTTGCCCAGGCCCCAGGTGCCGGCGAGCGAAGCGGCTTCGTGCGAGATGCCCTCCATCAGGCAGCCGTCGCCCATGAACACCCAGGTGCGGTGATCGACGATGCTCAACTCGGGACGGTTGAAGCGCTGTGCGAGCAGCTTCTCGCCGAGCGCCATGCCGACCGCGTTGGCCAGGCCCTGGCCGAGCGGACCGGTGGTGGTCTCCACGCCCGGGGTCATGAAGTTTTCCGGGTGGCCCGGGGTCTTGGACTCGAGCTGGCGGAAGCGCTTGAGGTCTTCGATCGACAGGTCGTAGCCGGACAGGTGCAGCAATGCGTACTGCAGCATCGAGCCGTGGCCGTTGGACAAAATGAAGCGGTCGCGGTTGAACCACTTCGGATTGTTCGGGTTGTGGGTCAGGTAGTCGTTCCAGAGCACCTCGGCGATGTCGGCCATGCCCATCGGCATGCCCGGATGACCGGAGTTGGCGGCCTGCACCGCGTCGATGGCGAGGAAACGAATGGCGTTGGCAAGGTCGCGGCGGCTGTGCGTCGTCATGGGAGTCTGCATGCTTGGGGGCTTGGAAGCCGCTCCCGACGGGACCGGCGAAGAGCCGCCATTGTCCCATCCCGGCGCCGCCGTGTCGCCCCGAACCACTGGCCGAAAGCCGCACGCCGGGCTTGCAAATGCGCGGAAAACCGCGCCGGGCCTGCTCTGAGGGCAGGATCGGCACGCTCGCCACAAGCGATCGGTGCACTCGGCCACGAAGCCCGCCGGGCCGAGCGTGCCGACTGTCGCGCCGGCGCGGCGCAAACGAAAAACCCGCCGTTCAGGCGGGTTTTTCGTGCGCTCGGGCAGCGGCCTCAGTCCGACAGGCTTTCGGCCGGCGGATCGGCGACGCCGCGCGACACCATCGCCGCGATGGCGATGTCGCCGGTGACGTTGAGCGTGGTCCGGCACATGTCGAGGAAGTGATTGACGCCGAGGATCAGGCCGATGCCTTCGGCCGGCACGCCGACCATGGCGCAGATCATCGCCACCACCGGCAGCGAGCCCGAGGGCACGCCGGCGGTGCCGATGCCGCCGAGGATGCACACCAGCATCACCATCACCTGCTGACCCAGGCTCAGGTCGACGCCGAAGAACTGGGCCAGGAAGATCACCGTGACGCCTTCGAACAAGGCGGTGCCGTTCTGGTTGGCGGTGGCGCCGACGGTCAGCACGAAGCGCGAGACGCGCCGCGGCAGGTGCAGTTCGTCTTCGGCCACGCGCAAGGCGGTCGGCAGGGTGGCGTTGCTCGACGCGGTCGAGAACGCCAGCACCATCGCCTCCTGCACGCCGCGGAAGAACTCCATCGGCGAGCGGCCGCCGATGAACTTCAGCGCCAGCGAATAGACCACGAACAGGTGGATGGCGAGCGCGGCGACGACCACCGCGACGTACTTGGCCAGCTTGAACAACAGGTCCCAGCCGAACGCCGAGGCCAGGTTGAACATGAAGCAGAACACCGCGTACGGCGCCAGCTTGATGACCAGGCCGATCAGGGTCATGGAGATGTCGAACAGGCCCTGGATGCCTTCGCGCAGGGTGTCCACCGCCTTGGAACGGGTCAGCACCATGCCCACGCCGATCATCAGGGCGAAGAACATCACCGCGAGGATGGCGTCGTTGGCGGCGGCCTGGATGACGTTGCTGGGCACGATCGAGACCAGCATCTGAATGCCCTTGGGCGCGTTGGCGCTGCCCTGGACGATGCTCTGCGCGCGCTCGGCGTTCTCGCTCATCAACAACTGGGCCTGGGCCGGGTCGACGCCGGCGCCGGGCTGGAACAGGTTGACCATGACCAGGCCGAGGATCACGGCCAGCGCCGACATCAGCACGGTCAGGCCGAGCGTGCGCCAGCCGACCCGGCCGAACGAACGGATGTCGCCCATCTCGCTCACGCCCATGACCAGCGCCGAGAACAGCAGCGGGATCACCAGCATGAAGATCAGGCGCAGGAAGATTTCGCCGGCCGGGCCGGTGACGGTTTCGGTGAGCAGCTTGAGCAGCGGGCGGCACTGCCAGGCGACGTCGGCGCCGGCCGTGGTAGCCGGACAGACCTGGCCGGCCAGTTGCGCGTAGGTAACGCTGCCGATGCCGGCGGCGTAGACGATCAGGCCGAGGACGAGGCCCGCGAGGAAGCCGATCGCCATCTTCCAATGCAACGGCAGCGGCTTGCGCGCGTTAAGGTTTTCGCTCATGAATCCGGCCTGGCCCAAACAGCGGGCAGGATACACCAGGGGCCCGCGACGGCCTTGCTGCGTCGCAGCCGCGCCGGTCGAGGCCGGCGGAGCACGAGTTGGCGGGCTGAACGGCGATCGCGGCGCCCGCTCAGCGCGCCGGCCGGTTCAGAAGGACTCGCTCAAGCCTGGCTCGCTCAGGACGGCGCGCGCGGCGGATACAGCGGCGGCAACGGCGATGCTGCCGTCTGCTCCACCTCGCGCCACGACGGGCCCTGGGCAAAGGCCTGGCGNNNNNCACACACTTAATTAATTAAGTGTGTGNNNNNGGAGACGGCAAGTCGTATGGGGATGAGGCATGCCTCGGCGACGCCTGGAGCCGTAAAGGCAGGTTGCAGACCACCAAAGCATGCGGCGGGTTTGATGGGTAGTGAATCTGTTTGTACGGATGGCCGGGCGTCGGGCTCCAGGCTTGCGGCGCGAGCTTGATGCTTCACGGTCGCGGCTTGCGCCGCTCCTACAGGAGGGCCCAGGCGGCTACGCGGGCTTTCCGGGGGCGCTCCGTGCAGGAGCGGCGTGAGCCGCGATTGTGAATCCTGGCGTGCGGCGCGAATTGGAAACCCCGCGGTCGCGGCTTGCGCCGCTCCTACAGGAGAGCCCGGGCGGCTATGCGGGCTTTCCAAGACGCAGGTGGGCCGCTTCTTGTAGGAGCGGCGTGAGCCGCGACTGCGAAACCTGGCGTGCCGCGCGAGCGCGTTACCCCGCGGCCGCGGCTTGCGCCGCTCCTACAGGGGAGCCCGGGCGTCTACTCGGGCTTTCCGGCGACGCAGTGGGTCGCGCTTACAGGGGGCGTATCAACGGCTCAGCGGAATCTCCAGATAGCTGCCGCCATACCACCGCACCCGCAGCGGTTCGCCGGCATCGGCGATGCTCTCCCCCGCTACCGCCTTGCCGCTGCCGTAGTTGATCTCCTGCTGCGGGTTGCGCAGCACGCTCACCACCGCCACCAGCCGGCTGCCGGGCTGCATGCGTTTGCTGGTGGCGCGGCCGGCTTCGAAGTCGAGCACCGTGCGGTGGCCCGGTTGCAACAGCTGCCTGCGGCTGACGTCGCCGACGTAGCTGGCGCGCGATTGATAGCGCGAGAGTTCGAAATAGCGTTGGTCGGGCAGTTGCTCGTACAGCGAGATGTTGAAGTCGAAGTCGCGTTTGTTGGTTTCGACTTCCAGCCGGCCGGAGAACAGGCCGCTGAATTCCTCGGCCTGATCGAAGGGTGCGCTGACGAAGACCAGGCTGTCGGCGGTGTCGAGTTCGCGGTCGAGGATGCCGCCGCCGGGAACGATGCGGTCGGCGTCGCTGCGGTCGCGCAGGTCGATGGTCTGTTCGGCGTAGCGGTCGGCGGCCGGCGCCAGCGCAGCGAAAGCGTTGCGGCCGTCGTGGCCGGCGGCCCCGAAGTAGAAGCGCTGGCGCCGCTGCGCCATCGCCGCCAGCGAGGGCGCGTGCTTCCATTCGTCGGCGCCCATCACCTGGTAGTTGATGCGGTCGGCCAGCAGCGCGGGCTTGGGCGCGCCCTTGAACACGTAATCGAACCATTGGTAGCGCAGTTCGCCCAGGTCGATCTGCGCTTGCGGGTCGAGCGTGTAGCCGCGCAGTTCCGCGCCGGTGGCGACGGTGCCGCGTTGGCCGCTGATGTGGTTGTAGGGGCCGATCACCAGGTAGTGCTCGGCCTGCGGGCGGTAGCGGTGGTGTTCGCGCAGGTAGTACAGCGCGCCGATCTGGGCGCCGTCGTAATAGCCGGTGGTGGTCAGCACTTTCAGATCCAGCGCGGCGAATTCGTCGCGGTAGGGGATCATCGATTGCCAGTAGGCGTCGTAGTCCGGGTGCGACAGCCAGCGCAGGTAGAACGGGTTGGGCGTGCCGTCGATCTGCGGCAGCTCGCGGTACGGGCGCCCGCCGAGGTACCACTGGCGGTACATGCGGTTCCAGCGCGCGTTGTCCTGCAACGGGGCGTTGTCGACCTGGCGGTTGTTGGTCACGTAGAACGGCCAGTAGTACTGGAAGCCGTAGAAGATGCCGCCTTCCATCGGCACGTCGAGGCCGGGCGCGCCGGTCACCGAGGGCATCAGCGCTTTCAGCGCTTTGGGGCGGCGCTTGGCCGCGGCCCATTGGGTGAAGCCCTCGTAGCTACCGCCGTACATGCCGACGCGGCCGTCGCTCCAGGGTTGCGCGGCGATCCAGTCGATCAGTGCCGCGGCATCGTCGCCATCGTGCTCGTACGGCGTCGGGCGGTCGCGGCTGCAGCCTTTGCCGCGGCTGTTGCCGACCACGCCGATGTAGCCGTTGGAGGCCGAACGCCGCGCTTCGTTGAGGGTGGGGACCGGGTCGGCGTAGATGGTGAAGTTCAGCAGGGTCGGCAGGCGCGCGGGCGCGTTGCGTTGGCGCACGATCAGCGCGCAGACGGTGGCGCCGTCGGGCGTGACCACCGCGACATCGCGCTGAATCAGATAGCGACGCGCGTCGTCCGCGGCGATCAGCGCCGGCAAATGCGGCGCCAACGCGGCGTAGCTGCGTTCGACCTGGTAGCTGCGCAGCAAGGCCAGCGCGACATTGCGGTCCAGCCCGGCCTGTTTGCGCAGCGGCGCCAAGGCATCGGCCAGCGCGCGCTGTTGCCGCGGCAACTCCGCGGCCTCGAAGTTGAGCACGCGCATCGCCACGCCGGCGCTGCGGTCGTCCATGGCCGCGATCAGTTCGGCGAAGGCACGCGGCAGGGCTTGGTCGAACGCCAGCCCCTGCCCCGCCTGCAACGCCTTGGCGCGGGCGTACAAGCGGTACTGGGCGAGGTTCAACGTCACCGGCACCGGGCCCTGGCTGGGGCTGGCGGCGAGTTCGTCGAGGCTGCGTTCGGCGGCAGCGTAGTCGCCGGCTACCAGTTGCAGGCGGAAGCGTTGGTTGAGGTCGCGGGCGCGGTCCGGGTCGCGATGGTCGGCAAGCAGTTGCCGCGCCAGGGCCGGCATGGCGGCGTCCAGGCGCGTCGCGTCGTCGGCGGCGATGGCGGGCATGGCGTAGGACTCGGCGGGATCGGCCGCGCGGGCGATGGAACCGCACAGGCCGACGGCGGCGATGGCCGTGATGAGGATCGGTCGCAGCATTTGCCCTCCCAGGCGCGCATGACTTCCCTGGCTGGATGCGGCCAGCGGCGGAATCGTCGCACAACCGGCACGGCGGCCGGCAACGACCGGACGATTACGCCGGGTGGCTTGCTGTAGGAACGGCGCGAGCCGCGATTGCGAAACTTGGCATGCGGCGCGAGCTGGAAGCTCTGCGTACGGCGCGACGCGCAACCCCGCGGTCGCGGCTTGCGCCGCTCCTACAGGGGGCGGCTGCGACCGAATGTCCCGGGGCCGGCATGTAGCCAATGACGCGCCTCGAACCCGACAATGGCGGTTCCCAACAACGGATGTTGCGCATGCGTGCTGCCGCCCTACTGCTTCTCCTGGCATCGTTCGGTGCCAACGCGATCGTCGTCCGCGACGATGTCCCGGATCTGCGTTATCGCATGGCGGCCTCCGAATTTCCTGCACTGGCGGACCTGCCCGGCGAAGGCCATGGAGTGCTCATCGCGCCGCGGTGGGTCGTAACCGCCGCCCATGCCGTCGCCTGGCAGCACGCTGTGGATGCGGTGGTCGTTGGCGGCACGCGGCGTGAGGTACGCCGCATCGTCGTCCATCCGGGCTACAAGCAGCCGCCCCAGGAGATGATCGACGCCGCGCTGAAATCCGGCGATTGGGAGGCGTTCTTCCAGTTCGCCGCCACTTCCGACGACATCGCTTTGATCGAGCTGGCGCAGCCGGTGGGCGATGTCGAACCCGCGCGCCTCTACAAGGGCTCGGCATTGGGCAAGGTCGTCCGGATCATGGGGCGCGGCGCCACGGGGACGGGTTCGAAGGGCCATGCGCTGCACGGGCCGAACCGGACCGACCTGCGCCAGGGCTACAACCGGATCGGCATCGAGGAAACCCGCTGGATCGGATACACCTTCGACCCGCCGCCGAACGCGCTGCCGCTGGAGGCGTCGACCGGTAGCGGGGACAGCGGCGGGCCGATCCTGGTGGCGGTGGACAAGGAATGGCAGGTCGCCGGCCTGACGGCATGGAAGCGTGGCCTGGTCGAAGGCACCGAACTGCACCCGGGGCGATACGGCGAAACCAGTTACGGCGTGCGCTTGGGGAACTACGCAGGCTGGATCGAAGAGACGATGGCATCGGGCGGCGATTCCGCTAAATCCGCCGGGCGTTGAGGCGGCGCGGGATTTCCAAGACGCAGGTGGGACGCTCTTCTGTAGGAGCGGCGCGAGCCGCGACCGCGAAACTCGGCGTGCGGCGCGAGCTGAGAGCCCGGTGTGCGGCGCGAGCGCGTTACCCCGCGGTCGCGGCTTGCGCCGCTCCTACAAGGGGCCCAGACGGCTGCGCGGGCTTTTCCGGACGCAGGTGGGTCGCTCTTCTGTAGGAGCGGCGCGAGCCGCGACCGCGAATCTTGGCGTGCGGCGCGAGCTGAGAGCCCCGTGTGCGGCGCGAGCGTGTTACCCCGCGGTCGCGGCTTGCGCCGCTCCTACAGGGGGCCCAGACGGCTGCGCGGGCTTTTCCGGACGCAGGTGGGTCGCTCTTCTGTAGGAGCGGCGCGAGCCGCGACCGCGAAACTCGGCGTGCGACGCGAGCTGAGAGCCCCGTGTGCGGCGCGAGCGTGTAAGCCCGCAGTCGCGGCTTGCGCCGCTCCTAAAGGGGCCCCACGGCTACTCGGCGCTGCGCGACTCGGGGTGCCGTACCTGCCCTGCCCCGCGCACGACGAAACGCTCGATGGTCAGCGACTCCACCCCCATCGGGCCGTAGGCGTGCAGGCGCGTGGTCGAGATGCCGATCTCGGCGCCCAGGCCGAGTTGGCCGCCGTCGTTGAAGCGCGAGGAGGCATTGACCATCACCGCGGAACTGCGGGTGCCGCGCACGAAGGCTTCGGCGGTGGCGGCGTCTTCGGTGGCGATGACCTCGGTGTGGTCGGAGCCGAAGCGGGCGATGTGCGCGAGCGCTTCGTCGAGGCCGTCGACCACCTTCGCGGCGATGATCAGGTCGAGGTATTCGGCGGCGTAGTCGGCTTCATCAGCGGCCTGCACCGCATCCGCCAGCACGCCCGTCGCCAGCGCGCGGGTACGTTCGCAGCCACGCACCTGCACCTCGCGCCCGGCCAGCGCGGCGAGCGCGCGCGGGACGAAATCGGCGGCGATGTCGCGATGCACCAGCAAGGTCTCCAGCGCGTTGCAGACGCCCGGCCGCGAGGCCTTGCCGTCGATCAGCAAGCCGAGCGCGAGGTCGAGGTCGGCGGCGCGGTCGACATAGAGATGGCACACGCCCTTGTAGTGCTTGATGACCGGCACCCGCGCGTGTTCGGCGACGAAGCGGATCAGGCCCTCGCCGCCGCGCGGAATCGCCAGGTCGACCAGGTCCGACAACTGCAGCAGTTCGAGCACGTGCTCGCGCGCCGTGTCCTCGATCAGCGACACCGCCGCGGTCGGCAGGCCCTGTTCGCGCAACGCGGCATGCAGGCAGGCGGCGATCGCAGCATTGCTGGCGCGCGCTTCCGAGCCGCCGCGCAGCAACACCGCGTTGCCGGCCTTGAGGCATAGCGCGGCGGCATCGGCGGTGACGTTGGGACGCGCCTCGTAGATCATCGCGATCAAGCCCAGCGGCACGCGCTGGCGCTCGATCACCAGGCCGTTGGGGCGGGTCTCGCGACGGGTCACTTCGCCGAGCGGGTCTGCCTGCGCCGCCACTTCGCGCAGCGCCGCGGCGATCGCGCTCAGGCGCGACGGGTCGAGCCGCAGGCGGTCGAGCATCGCCGCGCTCAAGCCGGCCGCCTCGCCGCGGCCGAGATCTTCGGCGTTCGCGCTGAGAATACTG is a window of Lysobacter antibioticus DNA encoding:
- a CDS encoding S1 family peptidase, whose amino-acid sequence is MRAAALLLLLASFGANAIVVRDDVPDLRYRMAASEFPALADLPGEGHGVLIAPRWVVTAAHAVAWQHAVDAVVVGGTRREVRRIVVHPGYKQPPQEMIDAALKSGDWEAFFQFAATSDDIALIELAQPVGDVEPARLYKGSALGKVVRIMGRGATGTGSKGHALHGPNRTDLRQGYNRIGIEETRWIGYTFDPPPNALPLEASTGSGDSGGPILVAVDKEWQVAGLTAWKRGLVEGTELHPGRYGETSYGVRLGNYAGWIEETMASGGDSAKSAGR
- a CDS encoding glutamate-5-semialdehyde dehydrogenase; its protein translation is MSGYVRALAQQARDASIVLAALDGDARRRLIEAMAGQLDSSSASILSANAEDLGRGEAAGLSAAMLDRLRLDPSRLSAIAAALREVAAQADPLGEVTRRETRPNGLVIERQRVPLGLIAMIYEARPNVTADAAALCLKAGNAVLLRGGSEARASNAAIAACLHAALREQGLPTAAVSLIEDTAREHVLELLQLSDLVDLAIPRGGEGLIRFVAEHARVPVIKHYKGVCHLYVDRAADLDLALGLLIDGKASRPGVCNALETLLVHRDIAADFVPRALAALAGREVQVRGCERTRALATGVLADAVQAADEADYAAEYLDLIIAAKVVDGLDEALAHIARFGSDHTEVIATEDAATAEAFVRGTRSSAVMVNASSRFNDGGQLGLGAEIGISTTRLHAYGPMGVESLTIERFVVRGAGQVRHPESRSAE